A part of Haladaptatus caseinilyticus genomic DNA contains:
- a CDS encoding metal-dependent transcriptional regulator — translation MSSADSDPPDTPELSPPATPKMEDYLRRIYRLEKEADGRVSNSEIAERLDVTQASVTSMLSTLSNRGLIDRERYRPIRLTTEGEELALQVIRRHRLAETMLSELFEYTISEVDTEADILEHHLSPRFCRAIEQKLDMPEIDPHGDPIPDSNLDLPQSEDVTSLVEVKESASVVVTRILTQNDEVLEYLVSIGLEPTECLYLDEITPIGMVVVTIGEVGEQTSLPQKLASQILVTPLDDS, via the coding sequence ATGAGTTCCGCCGATTCTGACCCCCCGGACACGCCCGAGTTGTCACCACCAGCCACGCCAAAGATGGAGGATTATCTCCGTCGTATCTACCGGCTTGAAAAGGAAGCCGACGGCCGAGTCTCCAACTCGGAGATTGCTGAGCGGCTTGACGTCACTCAAGCATCAGTGACGAGTATGCTCAGTACGCTCTCGAATCGGGGGCTGATCGACCGAGAACGGTATCGCCCCATTCGTCTTACGACCGAGGGTGAAGAACTCGCACTACAAGTGATCCGCAGACACCGCCTCGCGGAGACGATGCTCTCGGAGTTGTTCGAGTACACGATCAGTGAGGTCGACACCGAAGCCGATATCTTGGAACATCACCTCAGTCCCCGGTTTTGTCGAGCAATCGAACAGAAACTCGATATGCCGGAGATCGACCCGCACGGCGATCCGATACCTGACAGCAATCTTGACCTCCCCCAGTCAGAAGACGTTACCTCGCTGGTCGAGGTCAAAGAATCGGCGAGTGTAGTGGTGACACGGATCCTGACACAGAATGACGAGGTGCTGGAATATCTTGTTTCGATTGGGCTGGAACCGACTGAATGCCTTTACCTCGATGAAATCACGCCAATTGGAATGGTGGTCGTCACTATCGGAGAAGTCGGTGAACAGACGAGTCTCCCACAAAAACTCGCCTCACAGATACTGGTTACACCGTTGGATGATTCATAA